The Flammeovirgaceae bacterium genome contains a region encoding:
- a CDS encoding helix-turn-helix domain-containing protein, which yields MAQADKEFLNQVNAKIAANISNENFGVTELADAMNMSRSNLLRKVKKASDLSVSQLISQVRLQKSMELLRTGTYNVSEVAVQVGFSSTSYFIKCFREHYGYPPGEVNKRLNRPDIPAVDLPPSNRKQRTLLIAGFISLLVATVAGWFAYPALSRKNIPVQEKAIVVLPFKNESNDTANVYLVNGLMEAVLNNLQKIKSLKVISRTSAEKYRGLRQTIPEMARELNVNYFVEGSGQKIGNRLVLNVQLIDASDRQLWSRQYRREVGDIFALQQDIATDIVEEVQVFITPDEKNRLEKPLTQNTTAFTLFLKGLELLNKPGAGNFPKALSYFQGAIAEDKTFAMAYACASIACYYIDIYQSEKPHLDTLGTYADMAMRLDPTLSEGYTAKGMYFLLQKEYSQALPYLEKGLEYNPNSTLALSLLADFYGNQLPNTGKYLEYALRGLRLGAQSGDSVAISNFHLRLANALIQNGFADQALEHVNRSLDYYPENAYSRYLRAFTLFAKNGDLNQTRDLLAIEFRKDTMRIDILQEIGKVSYYLQDFDSAYQCYKRFNYYREKMKLDIYRHEDMTIAMVYAKVGLKDKANEFIRSYRQYLDTDPTAYKNLGLAMYYSRTGDAVKALEHLQLFAKEDNIQYWIVLFLNKDPLQTTIERSPEFQRVVRQIEERFWANHEKLKHRLEEKGLL from the coding sequence ATGGCGCAGGCCGATAAGGAGTTTTTAAATCAGGTAAACGCAAAAATTGCTGCCAACATCAGCAATGAAAATTTTGGTGTTACTGAATTGGCCGATGCCATGAACATGAGCCGCTCTAACCTGCTGCGAAAAGTTAAGAAAGCCTCTGATTTATCGGTCAGCCAACTCATCAGCCAGGTGCGCCTACAAAAAAGTATGGAGTTATTGCGCACGGGTACATACAATGTATCAGAAGTAGCGGTGCAGGTGGGTTTTAGCAGCACATCTTATTTCATAAAATGCTTTCGTGAGCATTATGGCTATCCGCCTGGCGAAGTAAATAAGCGGTTAAACAGGCCTGACATACCAGCGGTTGATTTGCCTCCATCGAACCGCAAGCAGAGGACACTACTTATTGCCGGTTTTATCAGCTTGCTTGTTGCAACAGTTGCCGGGTGGTTTGCTTACCCGGCATTGTCGCGCAAAAATATACCGGTGCAGGAGAAAGCTATTGTAGTGCTGCCTTTTAAGAACGAAAGCAACGATACTGCCAACGTGTACCTTGTTAACGGTTTAATGGAAGCCGTCTTGAACAATCTGCAAAAAATTAAGAGCCTGAAAGTAATCAGCCGGACATCAGCCGAAAAGTACAGGGGCCTTCGGCAAACCATTCCGGAAATGGCCAGGGAACTGAATGTAAACTATTTTGTTGAAGGCAGCGGTCAGAAAATAGGCAATCGCCTGGTGTTGAACGTACAGTTAATTGATGCCTCCGACCGGCAATTGTGGAGCCGGCAATACAGGCGAGAGGTTGGGGATATCTTTGCACTACAACAGGATATTGCCACCGATATTGTGGAAGAAGTGCAGGTATTCATCACACCTGATGAAAAGAATCGCCTTGAAAAACCGCTTACTCAAAACACAACGGCCTTCACTCTTTTTCTGAAAGGGCTAGAACTACTGAATAAACCCGGGGCAGGAAATTTCCCGAAAGCACTCTCGTACTTTCAGGGTGCTATTGCTGAAGATAAAACTTTTGCCATGGCATACGCCTGCGCCAGTATTGCCTGCTATTACATCGATATCTATCAATCGGAAAAACCACATCTTGATACCTTGGGTACCTATGCCGACATGGCCATGCGCCTTGACCCAACGCTTAGCGAAGGCTATACTGCAAAAGGCATGTATTTTCTGTTACAAAAAGAGTACAGCCAGGCGTTGCCGTACCTCGAAAAGGGGCTGGAGTATAATCCCAACTCCACGCTTGCATTGAGTTTACTGGCCGATTTCTATGGCAATCAACTGCCCAACACCGGTAAATACCTTGAATATGCCCTGAGAGGGTTGCGTTTGGGGGCACAGTCTGGCGATTCGGTTGCCATCAGCAACTTTCATTTAAGGCTGGCCAATGCACTTATACAAAACGGCTTTGCAGATCAGGCACTGGAGCATGTTAACCGATCACTTGACTATTATCCTGAAAATGCATACTCCCGGTATCTTCGTGCCTTCACGCTTTTTGCAAAAAATGGTGATCTAAATCAAACACGCGATTTGCTGGCCATTGAATTTCGTAAAGACACAATGCGCATCGATATCCTGCAAGAAATCGGCAAAGTAAGTTACTACCTGCAAGACTTTGACAGCGCGTACCAGTGTTATAAACGATTTAATTATTACCGGGAAAAAATGAAATTAGACATCTACCGGCATGAAGATATGACGATCGCTATGGTGTACGCGAAGGTTGGACTGAAGGATAAAGCCAATGAATTTATTCGGAGTTACCGGCAATACCTGGATACGGACCCAACAGCTTACAAGAATCTTGGATTGGCCATGTATTATAGCCGAACCGGTGACGCTGTAAAAGCCCTGGAGCATTTACAACTTTTTGCGAAAGAGGATAACATCCAATATTGGATTGTACTTTTCCTGAACAAAGATCCGCTTCAGACAACCATTGAACGTTCACCAGAATTTCAACGGGTAGTGCGTCAAATTGAAGAACGGTTTTGGGCCAACCATGAAAAATTGAAGCACCGGCTGGAAGAAAAAGGGTTACTGTAG
- a CDS encoding ankyrin repeat domain-containing protein codes for MKTKVNLIKNAGHFILLLLLAACQGKESGAQTRSTSTVKPPDVDLHTAILQDNLDAIKLHIAAGSDLNIKDPFGGSSPLISAALFGKTEAARLLLKAGADINFQNNDGSTALHTAAFFCRPEIVKLLLEMKADKTLRNKFGATPYDNVAGPFDQVVSIYEMMEKALGPMGLKLDYAYIKKVRPEIAAMLK; via the coding sequence ATGAAAACAAAAGTAAACCTGATTAAAAATGCCGGTCATTTTATTCTGCTACTATTACTGGCAGCCTGCCAGGGTAAAGAAAGCGGAGCTCAAACCCGCAGCACGTCAACTGTTAAACCGCCTGATGTTGACTTGCATACGGCTATCCTGCAGGATAACCTGGATGCAATTAAACTACATATTGCTGCCGGCAGTGACCTAAACATCAAAGACCCGTTTGGTGGCTCAAGTCCGCTTATCAGCGCGGCTCTGTTCGGCAAGACAGAAGCGGCCCGCTTACTGTTGAAGGCAGGCGCGGACATTAACTTCCAAAACAACGATGGCTCAACCGCCCTGCACACAGCTGCTTTTTTCTGTCGGCCCGAGATTGTTAAGCTGCTGTTGGAAATGAAAGCAGACAAGACCCTCAGGAATAAATTCGGAGCCACTCCGTATGATAATGTGGCTGGCCCGTTTGACCAGGTGGTAAGCATTTACGAAATGATGGAGAAAGCACTTGGCCCCATGGGCTTGAAATTAGACTACGCGTATATTAAGAAAGTGAGGCCCGAAATCGCAGCCATGCTGAAGTAA
- a CDS encoding acyltransferase family protein encodes MPILALLNLSAQLKTIHNTMRRHDMDWLRVIAIALLLVYHVAIGFQPWGMMIGFITNKDSWPALWLPMSALNIWRIPLLFVVSGMGVYFAMQQRCWIALFKERMLRIGIPFVFGMIVIVPLHLLVWQYYYQMEPSYLVNPGHLWFLGNIMLYMILLTPLFYYFNRNLKAQYFIKSVLGNPLGLLLVGAIFIAEAILMQPVPYELYAMTPHGFILGLLAFFFGFCFVLTGEAFWQMIQTWRWLFVTAAFTCFAFRHFYFGMTTPLYLFAVESQAWILAVLAFGSKYLNRPGRLLGYLSKAAYPVYILHMVFLYLGSLLIFQTTWPVPVKFTTVLIFTVGCCLVAYEAIRRIRWLNPFFGIKTT; translated from the coding sequence ATGCCTATCCTAGCGCTGCTCAACCTTTCTGCACAACTTAAAACTATCCACAACACAATGAGACGACACGATATGGATTGGCTTCGTGTAATAGCCATCGCGCTGCTGTTGGTTTATCATGTTGCCATCGGATTTCAGCCGTGGGGAATGATGATAGGATTTATCACAAATAAGGATTCATGGCCAGCGCTGTGGCTACCGATGTCTGCGCTAAACATATGGCGCATACCGCTGTTGTTTGTGGTGTCGGGCATGGGCGTGTATTTTGCCATGCAACAAAGATGTTGGATAGCGCTTTTTAAAGAGCGTATGCTGCGCATCGGAATTCCTTTTGTGTTTGGCATGATTGTAATCGTACCACTGCACTTGCTGGTGTGGCAATACTATTATCAGATGGAACCAAGCTATCTGGTAAACCCGGGCCATCTATGGTTTTTAGGGAATATCATGCTGTACATGATTTTGCTTACCCCTTTGTTTTATTACTTCAACCGTAATTTAAAGGCACAGTATTTTATTAAGAGCGTATTAGGGAATCCGTTAGGGTTGCTGCTTGTTGGTGCAATTTTTATTGCCGAGGCAATACTTATGCAGCCGGTGCCCTATGAGTTATATGCAATGACACCCCACGGGTTTATTCTTGGACTGCTCGCTTTTTTCTTTGGATTTTGTTTTGTGCTTACCGGAGAGGCCTTCTGGCAGATGATTCAGACCTGGCGCTGGTTGTTTGTGACCGCAGCCTTTACATGTTTTGCCTTCAGACACTTTTATTTTGGAATGACTACCCCCCTATACCTGTTTGCAGTTGAATCGCAAGCCTGGATACTGGCTGTTTTGGCGTTTGGCAGCAAATACTTAAACCGTCCCGGTCGCCTCCTTGGCTACCTGAGCAAGGCGGCTTATCCGGTATATATTCTGCACATGGTTTTTTTATACCTCGGCTCCCTTTTGATTTTTCAAACGACTTGGCCGGTGCCTGTGAAATTTACAACCGTACTTATTTTTACGGTTGGGTGTTGTTTGGTCGCCTATGAAGCCATACGCAGAATCCGGTGGCTTAACCCTTTTTTTGGCATAAAGACTACGTAG
- a CDS encoding carboxypeptidase-like regulatory domain-containing protein has translation MYRGLSIGLVLFLLVQSPGYSQQKVEGKIIDRETGNPIPFASIGVLGTAMGTSSNLDGEFTLLIPEGASIKVSCVGYVSLMVSSPEDMKLIRLTPFTIELSEIVVTHRPINARRVVQRAFANTNRNYENQSFLQQFFYRHYCKDDSVYGRLIEAFVDVWKHQGYKPFRKQAGEKEEMRVTQLRRSLDNTVTAQGHTPISLRSILQADLVGYQLLEKSNYLKMYEEVSNLKTDFENYTFKFEGITAFDGRDVYKISFSYKQDSILTTTGYVPAPHAKGMLYITTDTYAFVKVEELKYDAGVTVKTSAFYRKYNDKYYPYHFIREGETHFSDSGRHFFHIELMSGGINRDPKLRFEGKEPGKAELLTIPYDSGFWSNHNMLKTTPLEDRIIYDLGKGIPLSRQFDLYKKYEWSTSQGGEQADEKFNWLADFSKNRKMLYLVFWDNTCDRSCVQQLEEVKRLHKVYRNHLMVIFLSKENDTKLWEERVVRYNLFADGIVNYRIGGNSDLSRTYKIKNTPGFVVIRKDGTTYLADGGPATFIEEADLKKLLIEGN, from the coding sequence ATGTATCGCGGGTTAAGCATCGGGTTGGTACTTTTTCTGTTGGTTCAATCACCTGGCTATAGTCAGCAAAAAGTTGAAGGCAAGATTATTGACCGCGAAACGGGCAATCCTATTCCCTTTGCCTCGATTGGCGTACTGGGTACAGCCATGGGCACCAGCTCAAACCTGGATGGTGAGTTTACTTTGCTGATACCGGAGGGGGCGTCTATAAAAGTCTCATGCGTGGGATATGTTTCATTGATGGTCAGTTCACCAGAAGATATGAAGCTCATCCGCCTGACTCCGTTCACCATTGAACTTAGCGAAATTGTTGTTACCCACCGGCCCATTAATGCCCGCAGGGTTGTACAGCGGGCATTTGCCAATACCAACCGTAATTACGAAAACCAGTCGTTTCTGCAACAATTTTTCTACAGGCACTATTGTAAAGATGACTCTGTTTACGGGCGCCTGATTGAGGCGTTTGTTGATGTTTGGAAACACCAGGGCTACAAGCCTTTTCGAAAACAGGCGGGCGAGAAGGAGGAAATGCGTGTAACTCAACTGCGCAGAAGCCTCGACAACACCGTAACTGCACAGGGGCATACCCCCATTTCACTGCGCAGCATTCTGCAGGCCGATCTGGTGGGCTACCAACTGCTTGAAAAAAGTAATTACCTGAAAATGTACGAGGAGGTGAGCAACCTGAAAACGGACTTTGAAAACTACACGTTTAAATTTGAGGGCATCACTGCGTTTGACGGACGCGATGTCTATAAAATAAGCTTCTCATACAAGCAAGACTCTATCTTAACCACAACCGGGTACGTGCCTGCGCCTCATGCCAAAGGTATGCTGTACATTACAACCGACACGTATGCTTTTGTAAAAGTGGAGGAGTTGAAGTACGATGCCGGTGTAACTGTTAAAACCTCGGCTTTTTACCGGAAATACAACGACAAGTATTACCCGTATCATTTCATACGGGAAGGCGAAACCCATTTTTCTGACAGCGGCCGCCATTTCTTTCACATTGAACTGATGTCAGGCGGAATCAACCGCGATCCGAAACTCAGATTTGAGGGCAAGGAGCCGGGCAAAGCCGAACTGCTTACCATTCCTTATGATTCGGGTTTCTGGAGTAACCACAATATGCTGAAAACAACGCCCCTGGAAGATCGAATCATCTACGATTTGGGCAAAGGTATTCCACTGAGCCGGCAGTTTGATTTGTATAAGAAGTATGAGTGGAGTACATCACAGGGCGGTGAGCAGGCTGATGAGAAGTTTAACTGGCTTGCAGATTTCAGCAAGAACAGAAAAATGCTTTACCTGGTTTTTTGGGATAATACCTGCGACCGCAGTTGTGTACAGCAACTGGAGGAAGTTAAGCGCCTGCATAAAGTTTACCGGAACCACCTGATGGTTATTTTTCTTTCGAAAGAGAACGATACCAAACTTTGGGAAGAGCGGGTCGTGCGCTATAACCTGTTTGCTGATGGCATCGTGAATTACCGCATCGGAGGAAATTCTGACCTATCCCGGACGTACAAAATCAAAAACACTCCGGGTTTTGTGGTAATCCGTAAAGATGGTACAACATACCTGGCCGATGGCGGGCCGGCCACCTTTATTGAAGAGGCCGACCTAAAAAAACTACTTATTGAAGGCAACTGA
- a CDS encoding long-chain fatty acid--CoA ligase encodes MNPASTIDFTRVFDLVAYQQKKFPQQESLHSFTNGKWVAWSTAEIQKRIDETSCWLLEQGYVPGDVVAIVPLMGSPEWMIIDFACQQIGMIVVPIHPTTSPEEMLFILNETQAKLCITATAGLYFKAQLVGAKAKSINQCFHLEKTEKGYFSALGSKAATATRQRLESVKSNVRENDTLVILYTSGTSGVSKGVVLSHKNVVSNIKSILPVLPANPGERALSFLPFSHIFERTTCYAYMAFGVNIYFSSSKESINADFKSVKPAFCTSVPKTLEKMYDYLLEQRASKNIVKRKLITWAMNVGLHYKDELRRGLLFRLKLFTAKVLVLNHWRNFLGGKARFVIVGAAALRPDIAQLFSATGVMVLSGYGMTEASPFISVNRPQPGMNRFGTVGLSVPGVEVLIDQPNEDGEGEILVRGPNIMQGYYKRPDLTAEVLINGWLRTGDVGKFVDRKFLMITGRKKDIFKTTAGIYISPQQLEDHFTSSPFISQCMVVGFNKPFVSAVLVPNFVLLKRWCEETGVHWTGPPFMIHNIKVQQKMQEEIDRLNTDLENYKRIKKFILSDAEWTVDSGELTTSFKMIRSNLLLKHKAAIEKLYE; translated from the coding sequence ATGAATCCCGCATCGACCATAGATTTTACCCGTGTGTTTGATTTGGTTGCTTACCAGCAGAAAAAGTTTCCACAGCAGGAAAGCCTCCATTCATTTACCAACGGCAAATGGGTAGCCTGGTCAACGGCTGAAATTCAAAAACGTATTGATGAAACATCATGCTGGCTGCTGGAACAGGGCTATGTGCCCGGTGACGTTGTTGCCATTGTACCGCTTATGGGTAGTCCGGAATGGATGATTATTGATTTTGCCTGTCAGCAAATCGGGATGATCGTGGTTCCCATTCATCCCACTACCTCACCGGAAGAAATGCTGTTTATCCTTAACGAAACGCAGGCCAAACTTTGCATCACGGCAACAGCAGGACTTTATTTTAAAGCACAACTTGTTGGTGCAAAAGCCAAAAGTATAAACCAATGTTTTCACCTCGAAAAAACTGAGAAAGGTTATTTTTCTGCTTTGGGCAGCAAGGCAGCAACCGCCACAAGGCAGCGCCTGGAGTCGGTTAAAAGCAATGTTCGCGAAAACGATACACTGGTTATACTCTATACCTCGGGTACTTCCGGTGTTTCAAAGGGCGTTGTGTTATCGCATAAAAACGTGGTGAGCAACATTAAATCCATTCTTCCGGTATTGCCGGCTAATCCCGGTGAACGGGCCTTAAGTTTCCTCCCCTTCAGTCATATTTTTGAACGAACAACTTGCTACGCCTACATGGCCTTTGGGGTGAACATTTATTTTAGTTCTTCCAAAGAAAGCATCAATGCTGATTTTAAATCAGTTAAACCTGCTTTTTGCACCAGCGTTCCGAAAACGCTGGAAAAAATGTACGACTACCTGCTTGAACAGCGGGCATCCAAAAACATAGTTAAGCGAAAGCTCATCACTTGGGCCATGAACGTTGGGCTGCATTACAAAGATGAATTGCGAAGGGGGCTCCTGTTCCGTTTAAAACTTTTCACTGCTAAAGTGCTGGTGCTTAATCACTGGCGCAATTTTTTAGGCGGAAAGGCACGGTTTGTTATTGTAGGCGCTGCAGCGCTGCGGCCCGACATTGCCCAGTTGTTTTCGGCTACCGGTGTAATGGTCCTTTCCGGCTACGGCATGACGGAGGCCTCGCCCTTTATTTCGGTTAACCGCCCGCAGCCCGGTATGAATCGGTTTGGAACCGTGGGGCTGTCCGTGCCGGGAGTTGAAGTACTCATTGATCAACCCAACGAAGACGGTGAGGGCGAAATTCTGGTGCGGGGCCCAAATATCATGCAAGGGTACTATAAAAGGCCTGACCTAACAGCCGAGGTACTGATTAACGGTTGGTTGCGGACAGGCGATGTGGGGAAATTTGTTGACCGGAAATTCCTGATGATCACCGGGCGAAAAAAGGACATCTTTAAAACCACGGCCGGTATTTACATATCGCCACAACAACTGGAAGATCATTTCACATCCTCACCGTTCATTTCACAATGCATGGTTGTCGGGTTTAACAAGCCGTTTGTCAGTGCGGTGTTGGTACCCAACTTTGTATTATTGAAACGCTGGTGTGAAGAAACCGGTGTACACTGGACCGGCCCGCCTTTTATGATTCACAACATAAAGGTGCAGCAAAAGATGCAGGAGGAAATTGACCGGTTAAATACCGACCTTGAAAATTATAAGCGGATAAAAAAATTTATACTGAGTGATGCCGAATGGACGGTTGACTCGGGCGAACTGACTACTTCTTTTAAAATGATCCGCAGCAACCTGTTACTTAAACACAAAGCGGCCATCGAAAAACTTTATGAGTAA
- a CDS encoding alpha/beta fold hydrolase, producing MWVTLLGGIAIIYVGLCLLLYFLQHLFFFRPEILASHFKFQYAFPFEEYTFEMEDGGRINAVHFTVPNSRGVIYYLKGNSRSIKGWGKFAKDFVSNGYDFFMMDYRGFGKSRGKRTQTKLLDDAQFLYRWLTRHYPEDRIVVFGRSFGTGIAARIASWNKPRMLVLDSPYFSFLYNANRYGFLFPMKWILRYDLRTDLYLKNILCPVHIIHGTHDRLISFKQSTMLKNLYPDKITLHAIEGARHNNLPDFKEFYEVLYDILYVAPVSVKS from the coding sequence ATGTGGGTTACATTGCTTGGCGGTATTGCCATTATTTATGTGGGATTATGCCTGCTGTTATATTTTTTACAACACCTGTTTTTTTTCAGGCCTGAGATACTCGCATCGCATTTTAAGTTTCAATACGCTTTTCCATTTGAAGAATATACATTCGAAATGGAAGATGGCGGCCGCATCAATGCCGTTCATTTTACCGTACCAAATTCACGGGGGGTTATCTACTATTTAAAAGGTAATTCGCGCAGCATTAAAGGCTGGGGAAAATTCGCTAAAGACTTTGTAAGCAACGGCTATGATTTTTTTATGATGGATTACCGGGGGTTTGGTAAGAGCCGTGGCAAACGCACCCAAACCAAACTTTTAGACGATGCACAATTTCTGTACCGGTGGCTTACCAGGCACTATCCAGAAGATCGCATTGTGGTTTTTGGCCGCTCGTTCGGTACCGGCATTGCAGCACGCATTGCTTCATGGAATAAACCGCGTATGCTGGTGCTTGACTCCCCCTATTTCAGCTTTCTGTATAACGCCAACCGGTATGGGTTTCTATTTCCGATGAAGTGGATCTTGCGTTACGACCTGCGCACCGATCTATACCTGAAAAATATACTATGCCCGGTTCATATCATCCACGGCACACACGACAGGCTCATTTCCTTTAAGCAAAGCACCATGCTTAAAAACCTGTACCCCGATAAAATTACATTGCATGCCATCGAGGGTGCCCGGCACAACAATCTTCCGGACTTTAAGGAATTTTATGAGGTGCTTTACGATATTCTGTATGTGGCCCCCGTTTCAGTCAAATCCTGA
- a CDS encoding alpha/beta hydrolase has product MHIARLLQWLKWLAILGLVVTIISVILIFFFQDALIFQAEKLNPDFAYSFQTPFEEISISTHDGEVLNALLFSPPDSSKGLIIYFHGNSGSLKRWGAIASELTRYNYTVLAFDYRGYGKSTGKPNEHGLYADADAIWQWAHENLKPAKLILFGRSLGSAVASYLAAKTNPDLLVLETPFDNLQGAVNPVFRPLVRIFPLRYTFPTIDRLAQVPCKKLIFHGTADRIVSIHSALKLKSVLSPHDEFIIIEGGTHDNLSGFQLYQAKLVEALQ; this is encoded by the coding sequence TTGCACATTGCCCGCTTACTTCAATGGCTAAAATGGCTGGCCATTCTTGGTCTTGTGGTTACGATTATTTCGGTTATACTTATTTTCTTTTTTCAGGATGCGTTGATTTTCCAGGCCGAAAAGCTAAACCCGGATTTTGCTTATTCATTTCAGACTCCGTTCGAAGAAATTTCCATCAGCACACACGATGGTGAAGTTCTTAATGCACTGCTGTTCTCTCCACCCGATTCTTCAAAAGGATTAATCATATATTTTCACGGAAACTCCGGAAGCCTGAAGCGGTGGGGTGCTATTGCATCGGAACTTACCCGGTATAATTACACTGTATTGGCATTTGATTACCGCGGCTACGGCAAGAGTACCGGTAAACCCAACGAGCACGGATTGTATGCCGATGCGGATGCGATCTGGCAATGGGCACATGAAAATCTGAAGCCGGCAAAACTAATTCTTTTCGGCCGTTCGCTTGGTTCGGCAGTAGCTTCTTACCTGGCTGCAAAAACCAATCCGGATCTGCTTGTTCTGGAAACTCCCTTTGATAACCTGCAGGGCGCGGTGAACCCTGTATTCAGGCCATTGGTTCGGATTTTCCCGCTTCGATATACCTTCCCCACCATCGACAGGCTTGCGCAAGTTCCGTGCAAAAAGTTGATTTTTCATGGAACAGCAGATCGCATCGTTTCGATTCACTCGGCCCTGAAGCTAAAAAGCGTGTTGAGTCCACATGATGAGTTTATAATTATTGAGGGTGGCACCCATGATAACCTGAGCGGGTTTCAACTTTACCAGGCCAAACTTGTTGAGGCTTTGCAGTAG
- a CDS encoding Rieske 2Fe-2S domain-containing protein has protein sequence MEWVKLFADETEACNRLMPDKPQLAIIHGKRICLVQHNKRFFAVQDRCTHNGESLSKGMVNHLGEIICPWHNYCFDLQTGRELAARSADLITYPIKADATGFYVGIY, from the coding sequence ATGGAATGGGTAAAACTATTTGCTGATGAAACGGAAGCATGCAACCGGTTAATGCCCGACAAGCCGCAGTTAGCGATTATTCATGGTAAGCGTATCTGTCTTGTTCAGCACAACAAGCGGTTTTTTGCGGTACAGGACAGGTGTACCCATAACGGTGAATCGCTCAGCAAAGGTATGGTTAACCACCTGGGCGAAATTATTTGCCCGTGGCACAATTACTGTTTTGATTTGCAAACCGGCCGTGAACTTGCAGCACGTTCGGCCGATTTAATCACCTATCCGATTAAAGCAGATGCAACCGGATTTTATGTGGGCATTTATTAA
- a CDS encoding amidohydrolase, whose product MKNIIALILVFANLVAAAQVNPKLQASITKAALNIEPRMIDWRRNIHQYPELSNREFKTAQKVAEHLNRLGLEVRTGIAHTGVVGILKGAKPGPVIALRADMDALPVTERNRLPFASRERVVFNGQETGVMHACGHDTHVAILMATAEVLAQHKNELKGTVVFIFQPAEEGAPAGEEGGADLMVKQGVLDNPKADVIFGLHISSGTPIGELTYRPGGLLAAADNFSIRVKGRQSHGSTPWMGVDPIVISSQIVLGLQTIISRQTELTQEAAVITVGRFHSGIRENIIPEEAFLAGTIRTLDTAMQNLIHKKIIHTATAIAESGGATAEVKIQRGTPVTFNDPELTRKIGPSLQKAAGVEKTFEIKAITGAEDFAFYQKRIPGFFFFVGGMPPDQDPATVPAHHTPDFMIDERGLLTGLKAMLQVTLDYMFMK is encoded by the coding sequence ATGAAGAATATTATCGCACTTATACTCGTGTTTGCCAACCTGGTTGCAGCAGCACAGGTTAACCCGAAACTTCAGGCCAGCATTACCAAAGCAGCTTTGAACATTGAACCCAGGATGATTGACTGGCGCAGGAATATTCATCAATACCCGGAACTTTCAAATCGTGAATTTAAAACTGCACAAAAGGTTGCTGAACACTTAAATCGGTTGGGGCTTGAAGTGCGAACAGGTATTGCCCATACCGGTGTTGTCGGCATACTTAAAGGAGCAAAGCCCGGCCCGGTAATTGCCTTGCGGGCTGATATGGATGCGTTGCCCGTAACAGAGCGCAACAGGTTGCCATTTGCTTCACGCGAGCGTGTTGTATTTAACGGCCAGGAAACAGGCGTGATGCATGCCTGCGGGCATGATACGCACGTGGCTATTCTGATGGCCACGGCTGAAGTGCTGGCCCAACACAAAAATGAGTTGAAAGGTACTGTTGTTTTTATTTTTCAACCTGCTGAAGAAGGGGCCCCTGCCGGTGAAGAAGGCGGTGCTGACCTGATGGTAAAGCAGGGTGTTCTGGATAATCCGAAAGCTGACGTCATTTTCGGATTGCACATCAGTTCCGGAACGCCAATAGGCGAGCTTACCTACCGGCCCGGTGGATTACTGGCCGCTGCCGATAATTTTTCAATTCGGGTGAAAGGCAGGCAATCGCATGGCTCAACCCCCTGGATGGGCGTGGACCCGATAGTCATTTCATCGCAGATTGTGCTGGGGCTGCAAACCATTATCAGCCGACAAACAGAACTAACGCAGGAGGCTGCCGTCATAACGGTTGGCCGTTTTCATTCGGGCATTCGTGAGAACATCATCCCCGAAGAAGCATTTCTTGCCGGTACCATCCGCACGCTTGATACAGCCATGCAGAACCTGATCCACAAGAAAATTATTCATACAGCAACCGCGATTGCCGAAAGCGGAGGCGCAACTGCCGAAGTTAAAATTCAGCGTGGCACACCGGTAACTTTTAATGATCCGGAACTTACCCGCAAAATAGGGCCCAGTTTACAGAAGGCAGCCGGTGTTGAAAAAACTTTTGAAATAAAAGCCATAACAGGGGCCGAGGACTTTGCTTTTTATCAGAAAAGGATACCCGGCTTTTTCTTTTTTGTAGGAGGCATGCCGCCCGATCAGGATCCGGCTACCGTGCCCGCACACCATACACCCGATTTTATGATTGATGAACGCGGCCTGCTAACCGGCCTGAAGGCCATGCTGCAGGTAACACTGGATTATATGTTTATGAAGTAA